The DNA region ATCGAGTCAAAATCAAGTTGATTTACATGTGTTGAATTTATTCATAAGTTAGCAGAATGTAGTGACAGGCACTCTAAGAAACAATGATCTTCTTCTCTGTACCACAGGCACAAATCAAACACGCCACCTCGGCATTAGAACATAAGGCGTTTGGTTAAAGTTGAGTTTCAGACACATTGTTAAATCAGGACACAGGCAACAAAAAACGAAAAGGTAAACTTTCCCTTCAGattgaattaaataaaacaggCTGAGACGAGTCAAACAGTACATGAAgcacaatgattttttttctttcagggaaattaatataaaatattttctgtaaGAATATAAATccaataaatatgtttttaatactGCATTGatagaaaaatataataatcaaaGACCACTAAAATTCACCTCTCACCAAAACGGACAAACCAGAAACATGGGTGCATAGATAATCATATCACACAGAAGGCAGCGTCTGCAAAACATGAAGGAAAACTGAAATGCTCCTCATCATAATGATAAATGAACAATGCGGACGTCGCAAAGTGAAATCTTCATGGCTACATGTAAGACTAAATACTCCCATCATACATGTAAGAAATGTAACTCCTGCAGCCGGAGGTTAGTGTCAGCACAACGTAATCCTTTAGACAAACAGGGATGTAAACctctttttgctgctttttttcagCAGTGAAGACGTGCAGGTCTCTGTAAATATTAgtttagtattagtattttaaACTCTCCATACCAGAAACAATGaacaattaatttattattcCTAAAAGATACCAATATCTTCGCCCTGCTCTCTGCCAAAACACCTAATAAACCTATCAACCAATCCAGTGCAATAATTTATGTTTCCATTTCAATCAGTATTGATGAAAGTTAATAACAGCAACGAAATACTTCAATATGCTAAATGAGAAATTATCTTTGTCTGAATTAAAATCTAAATGGGCTTCAGTGTCATGATCATTCTAACCAAGAAAATGtagctgatttttaaaaatcatgtcacaaattacaaaacaggACATAACCTCTCTTGTTATTTAGCATGCAGTCCTGGGGCGCAAATAATAACTGCAGAAAATCATGATTAGTATTCAGTTCACTCACAAACAATGTTTCAATCATTGAAGTCATTATGGAGCCCTGCCATCGTTTTAAGACATTAAGTGTTATTCTGAAACATCAAACATCCACAAAAGGTTAAAAGCACAACCTTTTGGCCCTGAGGTTATTACCAGCCATGACTTGCAAACAAATATGAATTATTCCACCCACCAATAAGAAATGATTTgtagacaaaagaaaaatcctACTAGGCAACATTTAGTGGAAGAGATTAACAAATGGTAAACTCTGTAATGTAAAGATGAGAATGCACAACATCAGACGTCCTGCTCTGTGtaccttcctcttcttcagtgGTTGAGGGTCAGTGCTCATGTTGCTCGGTGGTGTCAGTGGAGGTATCGCAGTTGGGGCTCAGTGCTCCTGTAAAGCTCTCTGGCAGTGGTAGATCAGGCAGTCGGGCAGGTCAGGGACTGGAGAGCGCAGCCACACAGCCAGCGTTCCCGCATTCACATGACAGTGCATCAGACATGGCTGATCCTGGAGGAGGCGGCAAGCTACAATCCCTTCCATACCTGTGgggataaataataataactgtcaCTCACAAACAGTGTAAAAGTGGCTGTCAGATCTTACAGGTGAGATCTGACAAGATTTTAAAAGACTAACTCAGCTTGATGCCTACAATGTTTATCTGTCCGTAgttaaataaactaataaatacataatacatactTTATAAAGTCTTTATAATTTGCAACCAAAGGCTTTGTTACAGTTTAACAAATCGTTTATTTATGCTTTTAGACCAGAAATAAGCTTTTTAGCTTTAATGGATTATTACTGATCTGTAAAGCATTAATAACcaatttattaacattaataaagtCATCACTTACAACTTAGAAATAATTTACAAATATGCCTTAATAGAAAGTGGTACCAAAGTAACTAATAATATTGTAaattactgaaaaacaaatgcttaaCTTTaacttgacaaaataatcataaCATACAGTGCACTTAgtagtttgggttttttttttcaaatcatacATTTTGTATGTACATATGCTTTAGTTCATACATAAATGTCTGTTCACCTATGATTTCCACAACATGAAGCTGAAGTTTCTTCCTCAGCACATTCAGAGTGGCCGTGAGAGGCTCTGGGTCATCGATTATCAGTGTCAGGTTCTGCTTCGTATCATGAGAGAAGGCCAGCCACATTGTCCCGTACTCCTCTGTGGACACAGTCAAAGGTCTGAAGGAAACATGTGAAATTATAGTAAGCAACTGATCGTCTCTGCGCAGCCATGcttggaaaaaaagaggaaaatatttcACCTGATGAAGTTGGTTAGAGGCAGTTTGTATGAGAGCTGCGCCGACTGAGGTGTCCCAACAGGAAACTGGTAAGATACCATCCCAACCACTTCAACATGGACTGAAGGCCTCTTCACTGTCAGGGAATACTGACACACTGCTACACTGCGGCTTCTCATCTGCTGCACTGGACTGTCACACGCACAGCACACctgaaataaacaagaaaatctTAATAGAAAAGACTAGCAAGGAGAGCATAAGACCTCACTAATAATTTTCTGCTTGATAATTACTGTACCTCAAGTTCATCTGAGTCAAGCTCTAGTAGTATCTGTTGAATGTCAGAGTCAGAGGagttgtaaataaacacaacgAGCGCTAAAGAGTCCTCTTTGTGCACATGACAGGCTGAGAGATCCAGGCTTTGGTTGGAGCACAGAGGAGTGATTTCTGAGTGGGAGAGTCCAGAGAGCTCTGCAGGAAGATAGGAACTGAGACACAAGTCTTTAGGGGTGTCTGGGTCTTCATGTGGAGCAGGATCAGCAGCTACAGCAACACCATTATCTCTAATGAAAGCGGGGTTACTTCCTGTTATGTCACTGTCTACAACTACATCACAGGGACCATTTACAGTAGTGAGGCCCTGAGAGAGTTGGGATGTCTGGTCGGGTGGAGAAACAGCCAGCTCTGAGGTGATGTTGGAGTCCAGGAGGTTATTACACAGCAAGTGATCCACTGTGCTGGGAGTAGAGACGAGGGAGTTGGATATTTCCTCGCTGGCACCCGAGGACAAGGCCGGACTTTTGGCTTTCCTTCTGAAACGCTGGGGTGTCGGCTCAGATTTTCCCATCtgttaaaaggaaaagtttAAGTTGTAACATATGCATTTGTAGTAATGCACAATGTGTCAAATCTCTCTTAGTCCTGAATGCTCATTTGTTGCTTATCAAGCATTCAGGACTAACTCAACAGATTCATATATGTCACATgtacagtttcttcccctctgcagtcaacctgacgaacacggccaaagcCTTgcactgatcccccccccccccccccaacacaaacacaagttatatgTTGTACTAACGTACgccgcccctgtcccccctgcattacattaatgcacacaccccctactggacactttatctgcacactttattttggtcactgcactgtttgccatttatcttattcttattattcttttacctttatatttttacatgcttgttgtctgtcagattatatgttatatgttaaataaaatgtagccatcagaccacggcaaattccttgtaatgtatgttacttggcaataaacagtttctgattctgattctgaatctgattctgatatctgcagctgcttcacaataaaagacttCCTGGAGAAGGCGCTCAAGTCTTTATTTAATCTCACATTGGAAGTATAATATCAGACAGATTCACCACCACACCTCGCAGCTTCACGTCATATTGTGCAGCCGTACCTCAAACAGATAGAGAAGAATTAAAACGCTCACCAGACACACAGAGCTTTGGGAGCCCAGGCCGACAAACAGCGAGGAGgccagctgctgtttctcttgtTCGGGCTCAGGGGTCGGTATCGGGGTGGGAGTCTGGCTGTGTGAACTGTCAGCCTCTCCCTGCTGGCTGGGTGACCGGAGGGGACTGGGAACTTCGACCTGGGCAGGCTCCTCCACAGATTCCCTCTGCACTAGGTAGCCGTCCCTCCCCCACACCCTCCTCACACCATCCAGCTTCAGAGTTGTAGAGCTGAAACCAAAAAAAGCACGAGTTCTAAACCAgccatgcatttgtgtgtaagCTATTCAAGTATGCACGTTGTGTCTACGTACCCTCCTTTGTGTGAGAAGTCGGTGCTATCGCCTGACAGACCAGAGCTCATGGACAGCAGTGTTGGAGACTGTCTGTCGGTGATGCTGCAGGAGGACATGCTGATGGGCAGTGACAGGCCGTATGGCTCCAGGCTCAACGCTGAGGCAGACAGCACAGTTAAAATAAGGCAGTGCACATGCTGCCAAACCAGtgtgaaatatttgaatgaCTCTTACCTTTTGCCTGAGCTAATTCCTCCTGCCGTTGATGGGGAGGCTTGTATGGAGCAGCGCCAGCGGCCAACGCCTCCGACACGAATCCATCAAGAAATGACAGCGAGGAATCCACCTGGaaaccaacaacaactgcaagtTTAAACTTCTCCTGTAATGGGGATGAGAAGATCATTTGGAAAAGTTCCACAGGACTTGAAAAGTGTGCTTGAAAATATATCTCATATAATTTAtaccatttttacactttgcttTACCACAACAATTCAATTACTAaaattttgaaatttgaaaatgacattttaaacaaaaagaggaaacatttgTGTATTTAGGATTATTCTTGTTCTCTACTTGACTGACACTGCATCCGCTACTGAATGGAGTTCTGTGGTAAACCCAACCCATCAGACTAGATATGCTGCTATGATTACTACAAGAATAATGATCCCCATTATTTAGATAAATGCTGCAATTAATCTAATCACCCGACTGTGTCATGGAGGGCAAGTGTATGCaggtttttttccctccagacATCAGATAATGAGCACTTACTCTGCCAGAGAGGAACTACAAAGTGATATCATCTGTTGTGGTTGAGAGCCAAAGCATTTTACGTTTTATTGTTTCTGGCATCTTACACCAAAGTGTGACACGtttcaacagcagcagacattCAAAGTTAGATTAAGTGTTTCCATGTTTTCAGTATAGCTGGGTTCTAGGAGTACTGATTGTAAGCATTACAAGGACAAAATACTTTCTAATTCTGCAGCCCTCCATGTTACCTCCAGGGATTCCAGGCCGGCATCTCGAGGCAGCATCCTGGCTCGTAGTTCAGAGTCTTGGCTGAGGTGCTGCAGCTCCTGAGCCCTCTGTCTCAGCACTGTGTCCAGGGAGCTGACGTATGCTTCAGaaacctcctgagccacagacACACCTACCCCGCCCTCACAGAGCTTGGCCATTCCCATGAGGACCCAGCTCTTTGTTTCGCTGCTGGTGTTCTTCATGTCCAACAGTTTGGCCAGCAGCCTCAGGACTGTGGCCGCTTCAAGGTCCTCCCTCAAATAGGAGTATTCGCCGAGGACCTGTGCATGCCAGAGAAGAGTAAAACTTTAGTGTATTCAACATACTAGGCAGTGAATGTCACTAGTATGTAGTAAGTTACATTTGAAGGACAGATAAAGAGAAGTACTGTCATTAAATATTTTCAACTGTAAAAGATTtagaaaatataatttcaacTGTGAACAACTGTGACTTTGTATTTTCTTGCATAATTCCTGCAAAAATTCATTCACATATCTCCAGTTAGGATTTTTAGGCTACCAGGGTACCATCTAACTGGTAAAGTATGCTCCAAACATTGTATTCCCTttccttcttctgcttcttgtTCTCATTATTACATAAGAATTATACAAACTGCTCATTGTGCAAAAAACACTCACCCA from Enoplosus armatus isolate fEnoArm2 chromosome 6, fEnoArm2.hap1, whole genome shotgun sequence includes:
- the ap4e1 gene encoding AP-4 complex subunit epsilon-1, which codes for MSDVVERTLTALPSLLSLDSQPGSAKLSSTSKLGNLIRGITELTSKHEEEKLIQRELTSIKEQVSSPNTSMRQMKELMVRAIYCEMLGYEASFSYIHAIKLAQQGTALEKRVGYLAVSLFLNESHELLLLLVNTVLKDLQSTNLIEVCMALTVVSQMFPKDMIPAILPLVEEKLNHPKEIIRRKAVLALYKFYLIAPNQVQHIHNKFRKALCDKDPGVMTASLHIYLQMIQENPEGYKDLTASFVTILKQVVGGKLPMDFNYHSVPAPWLQIQLLRILSLLGKNDQSTSEIMYEVLQESLRRAEMNHNITYAILYECVKCIYTIHPKSELLEKAAKCIGNFVLSPKINLTYLGLKALTYVVQQDPKLALQHQMTIIECLDHPDLIIKHETLELLFRITNAQNVTVIVEKMLEFLRISKDDYTTIDLVGKVAELAEKYAPDNEWFIETMNTVFSLGGDMMQPDIPNSFLKLLSEGFDSVEEDRKLRLFAVDSYVSLLQGEPGKLPQRFLQVISWVLGEYSYLREDLEAATVLRLLAKLLDMKNTSSETKSWVLMGMAKLCEGGVGVSVAQEVSEAYVSSLDTVLRQRAQELQHLSQDSELRARMLPRDAGLESLEVDSSLSFLDGFVSEALAAGAAPYKPPHQRQEELAQAKALSLEPYGLSLPISMSSCSITDRQSPTLLSMSSGLSGDSTDFSHKGGSTTLKLDGVRRVWGRDGYLVQRESVEEPAQVEVPSPLRSPSQQGEADSSHSQTPTPIPTPEPEQEKQQLASSLFVGLGSQSSVCLMGKSEPTPQRFRRKAKSPALSSGASEEISNSLVSTPSTVDHLLCNNLLDSNITSELAVSPPDQTSQLSQGLTTVNGPCDVVVDTADPAPHEDPDTPKDLCLSSYLPAELSGLSHSEITPLCSNQSLDLSACHVHKEDSLALVVFIYNSSDSDIQQILLELDSDELEVCCACDSPVQQMRSRSVAVCQYSLTVKRPSVHVEVVGMVSYQFPVGTPQSAQLSYKLPLTNFIRPLTVSTEEYGTMWLAFSHDTKQNLTLIIDDPEPLTATLNVLRKKLQLHVVEIIGMEGIVACRLLQDQPCLMHCHVNAGTLAVWLRSPVPDLPDCLIYHCQRALQEH